The proteins below are encoded in one region of Gallus gallus isolate bGalGal1 chromosome 12, bGalGal1.mat.broiler.GRCg7b, whole genome shotgun sequence:
- the HESX1 gene encoding homeobox protein ANF-1 isoform X1, whose protein sequence is MCCAVLAEGETMASTSLCAANPSASQNLRKVSGFVENKTTQCSFSIESILGLEQKKDGIAAVKPHRPWMDVCTNLVLGDDSDPHLQIPVVSYENSLFHANSNLMQEEKVLNCEKYFSVTERLSFKRELSWYRGRRPRTAFTRNQIEVLENVFKMNSYPGIDIREELARKLDLEEDRIQIWFQNRRAKLKRSHRESQFLMVKNNFTSSLLE, encoded by the exons atgtgctgtgctgtgctggctgaaGGTGAAACCATGGCAAGTACATCGCTGTGTGCAGCTAATCCATCAGCATCTCAGAATCTTCGGAAAGTGTCTGgttttgtagaaaataaaaccacacaGTGCTCATTTTCCATTGAAAGTATTTTAGGATTGGAGCAGAAGAAGGATGGCATTGCAGCTGTGAAACCTCACAGACCGTGGATGGATGTGTGCACCAACTTGG ttttaGGTGATGACAGTGATCCACATCTGCAAATCCCTGTTGTTTCCTAtgaaaattcattatttcatgCTAACAGTAATCTAATGCAAGAGGAAAAAGTTTTgaactgtgaaaaatatttttcagtcactgaaagGTTATCTTTCAAACGAGAATTGAGCTGGTATAGGGGTAGAAGACCGAGAACTGCTTTCACTAGAAACCAG ATTGAAGtcttggaaaatgtttttaaaatgaactcCTACCCTGGCATTGATATTAGAGAAGAATTAGCTCGCAAGTTAGATTTAGAGGAAGACAGGATCCAG atCTGGTTCCAGAACCGTCGTGCAAAACTGAAGAGATCCCACCGAGAATCACAGTTTTTAAtggtgaaaaataatttcacctCCAGCCTGCTAGAGTAG
- the HESX1 gene encoding homeobox protein ANF-1 isoform X2 — protein sequence MVIGAQFAGGHCVYSAATSKYIDMLIRCLGLEQKKDGIAAVKPHRPWMDVCTNLVLGDDSDPHLQIPVVSYENSLFHANSNLMQEEKVLNCEKYFSVTERLSFKRELSWYRGRRPRTAFTRNQIEVLENVFKMNSYPGIDIREELARKLDLEEDRIQIWFQNRRAKLKRSHRESQFLMVKNNFTSSLLE from the exons ATGGTGATTGGAGCTCAGTTTGCAGGTGGTCACTGCGTTTATTCTGCTGCCACTTCAAAATATATTGACATGTTGATAAGGTGTCTTG GATTGGAGCAGAAGAAGGATGGCATTGCAGCTGTGAAACCTCACAGACCGTGGATGGATGTGTGCACCAACTTGG ttttaGGTGATGACAGTGATCCACATCTGCAAATCCCTGTTGTTTCCTAtgaaaattcattatttcatgCTAACAGTAATCTAATGCAAGAGGAAAAAGTTTTgaactgtgaaaaatatttttcagtcactgaaagGTTATCTTTCAAACGAGAATTGAGCTGGTATAGGGGTAGAAGACCGAGAACTGCTTTCACTAGAAACCAG ATTGAAGtcttggaaaatgtttttaaaatgaactcCTACCCTGGCATTGATATTAGAGAAGAATTAGCTCGCAAGTTAGATTTAGAGGAAGACAGGATCCAG atCTGGTTCCAGAACCGTCGTGCAAAACTGAAGAGATCCCACCGAGAATCACAGTTTTTAAtggtgaaaaataatttcacctCCAGCCTGCTAGAGTAG